In one window of Episyrphus balteatus chromosome 3, idEpiBalt1.1, whole genome shotgun sequence DNA:
- the LOC129915913 gene encoding carbonic anhydrase 7-like, whose translation MCLDIRRLRIVLLSLAVVSSASGQGYNYDNPSEWNNEYETCRGNRQSPIDLFRSQAINETNLPRLSFNEYNIPITMPVEAINNGHTVHVDVNNVVDGNRPSVTGGGVNETYEAQSFHFHWGSQDSKGSEHEINKKKYDVELHIVHKNVKFANLTEASKDPSGILVLGIMLKKWQFVPTPRTGLNEVYDVLPELSKYNSRKALNHSITMDSILSGLNTRHFYTYQGSLTTPPCSEAVTWFVFPDVVPIQSRYLKRFWNLYDSRNVPLLNNFRPIQNTEGRDVFYREGKQAQKR comes from the exons ATGTGTCTGGATATACGTCGTCTAAGGATCGTCCTTTTGTCACTTGCAG TCGTTTCCAGTGCTTCTGGACAAGGTTACAATTATGATAATCCTAGTGAATGGAACAACGAATACGAAACATGCCGTGGAAATAGACAGTCTCCAATTGATTTGTTTCGCAGTCAA gctATCAATGAAACCAATTTACCTAGATTATCATTTAATGAGTATAACATTCCCATAACGATGCCCGTTGAAGCAATTAATAACGGTCATACAG tTCATGTAGATGTCAACAATGTAGTTGATGGAAATCGTCCATCTGTAACCGGTGGTGGAGTGAATGAAACCTACGAAGCCCAAAGCTTTCACTTCCATTGGGGTTCACAAGACTCCAAAGGTTCAGAGCATGAAATCAATAAAAAGAAATACGATGTTGAATTGCATATTGttcataaaaatgttaaatttgctAATCTTACTGAAGCCTCTAAAGATCCATCGGGAATTTTAGTTTTGGGTATTATGCTTAAGAAATGGCAG TTTGTACCAACTCCAAGAACTGGATTAAACGAAGTATACGATGTCCTTCCTGAGCTTTCTAAGTACAATTCAAGAAAAGCACTGAATCATTCAATCACCATGGATTCCATTTTAAGTGGATTAAATACACGACATTTTTATACTTATCAag GTTCGTTAACTACTCCTCCATGTTCAGAAGCTGTAACCTGGTTTGTTTTCCCAGATGTTGTACCAATTCAAAGTAGAtat cTTAAACGTTTTTGGAATTTGTATGATTCAAGAAATGTTCCCTTGTTGAACAATTTTAGACCAATACAAAATACAGAAGGACGTGATGTATTTTATCGTGAAGGAAAACAAGCTCAAAAACGATGA